The following DNA comes from Camelina sativa cultivar DH55 chromosome 14, Cs, whole genome shotgun sequence.
CATCTTCTCTTCCAATTCAACGcaacatcctaagatcctcacGAGATTTCGATGCTGCAACTTCGATATCAACTTGacctcgttcttgaactcttccATTCCTTGGCCCGAGTTTCTCGACAACCTCTTCACCGCTATCTCCATACCGTTCTGTAACACGCCCtgtatagaaaacaaaagaaacattccTTAATCttaatagatttattttttggaGGAGTATTGATGAAGATGGGTTTTGCCTCTTCCTTACCTTATAAACAGGTCCAAAACCACCTGCTCCAAGCTTGTTTTGGGAAGAGAAGTTATCCGTTGCTGCAGCTATTGTGTTAAGATCAAAGAGAGGTAACTCCCGGTGTCTCGCCTTGTCCTGTTCAAAGCTGAATgattcttcaaaatcaaaaggtaCCGGAGTGAACGTTGCTGAAGAGCTTCTATGCCTGTTATACTCTGCACTTAAGCATGTTTTCGGTAGTTAGCTGTGAGCTAAGGAAAAAACATATGAGGTTTAAAAGCTACATCACTCGAACTTTACTTACTTCGTCGCTCCCttatgaaacagaacaaaatgacCATTAGTAACATTACGGCTGCAATCAAACTGATAAGAATCAGAAGGACTCTCCTCTTCCCTGATAAGCCATTTCTGTTCCACAGCGCTGAAACAAGCAAGAACATAAAtgacatgtttctttttttctcgttgttaaaatagaatgattgttttataataaccaagaagaacttgaagaatagatttatatatgtacCTAACTCTTCTTTGTCTACACGTATGTAGAGATCTTGTCCGGAGTTCAAGTATGTCCTTGTATCCAACATACCGCCGTGCCATGTCAAGCATCCTATTGCTCCTCTTTTACTTTCGTGGTAAGCGCTTGCGTAAGCAACACAAGAACAGTTCTTCAAGCACCTCTGTTTGCAATCCTTCAATGTTATGTTCATATCTACACTTGCATCTGATGTGTCGGGAATCTTCATGCGCTTTAGCTTCACAAACCCGTCCTTCTCACTGCATATTGAagttctgtttttcttcttacaCCCACCAGAAGAGTCCCTCAAGAACCAATGCCTTGGAATGATGGGCTCAAAACCAGGTAGGCATATGCACTCGAACATTTTTGAGCGAATGGGATCGCAGTAACCGTTAGGGCCACAATGGGCGTAGTTGTCGCACTGCTCTTTAGGAACTGACCAGAAATCGTTCCATCTCTTGTCCCTCGCAATCCATGTGAACCGGTGCATGGTTCCTGTCTCGTTCACCATGGTTCTTGTTATGACTGAAGCATCTGTCACACCATAGGTGAAGGATACTTCGTCCTCATTATTCACAAAAGAGTTATTGAAGATATAACCTATTGGCATTTCAGGCACACCGCTCCACCTGTGCCCGGTCCATGACCCCATACGCCACCAAGGGATAACACCTTTGTACAGGATCAGCTGTGGAAACCCTCTACGTTCCATCCTCAAAGTTAAGTCTCCAGAACCAGGGTCCTCATGAGATCTCCATGATGTCAGAAAGCGATCCAAACCGTCTTTTCGTGTGAAACCTAATCTCATAAACGGAAGAAACGTGTCTGTAGGGTAATAAAAGCTCTCCCAGAAACTTCTCCCTGAGACTGGATCAAGCAGAACAAGGTTCCCTAAATCAGAGAGTCTAGCAACTAAAGTTGTTTCCAATATACTATCTGAGACTTCAGTTGACCAGATAGGCTCTGTTTCATTGTCGGATGCATACACACAGAGATTGCCTCTGCTGCTGAACTTTACCAGACCGGATGTGTCATTAATAGGATGGTCTCTGTTTGCAACCCATACAACAGTCTGTTGAGAAATTTGAGCATACCAAATCCCAACATACCGGAGCTTTGAATCCCCAAGACTGAAGAATCCAAATGCGAATTTCTTACCTACAGAGAGTATGACATCACCATCTACCAAGGACTGTcttctcatgatcatatcaacGGAGATACAAGATTggatgaggaaaaaaaagaagataacgAATAAAATCTTCATTTCTGTGTTTGTTTTCTGAGCAAAGGAGTTACTGAAATGTATAAATGCTGTGCAAGTATTAAAAGCCAAGTGGATCAGACATGAACTGTAAAgttcttcttctgtctttttTGAACATTGATCAGTCACGCCCCAGTTCTGGATATTTCTCAAAGGTTGGACTTTCAACTGATTCATGTGACTTAAAAAGTGAGAAAGTAACTGAAAGAACACCACAAATAATCACTAGTTACGTACTAAAATTGGAGAGTTTTTGTTGGGATTGCGAAAGAAGACTAACTCATTAATATGTGTTTTGAGTAACTCCTATGATTACAGATTACATAAATGTGTGTGTTCAATGATTGGATTAAAAAGCAGCAAATGTATTCCAAATAAATTTTCTCAGATGCTCTGTTTACAATACACATGTTCTATATATTTATGCGACCTCATACAATAACCTTACCAGATTCTAAATTTATAACTTCTTATCCTATAAATTACTCTTGCATATACagatatataactatatattctGTCAAAGCTAAGGTATGTTTATCTCACTTACAGAGCTAACGTCCTGTTATTTCTGTGAGGCTCACATTGTTGATCGATGCTCTTGGGTGGCTTTGTCCCGAAGATTCAACTTCTTTAGTGCCCCTTCTAGCAATAAACGCGGGTTGCTTTGGCTGTGGAAGGTTTGAGTTCTCACTACTTAGCATCCAAATCACCGTTGAAACGCTCGGTCTATCATTTGCGTGATCTTGTACACATAACAGTCCAATGTGCACGCATCTGCGtatttcattttcaaaacaCTTTTCAAGGATGGCCGGATCCACGAGAGTGGTAATCTCCCCATCGTTCCATAGTTTCCATGCCTagtaaaaagagagagaaaaaagtttgaagaatGTTATATAATAGCTTTACAAGCTTAGCAAAGGCCATGATTTCTAATGAAGTGGACTTACATAAGCTGAAAGATTTAGATTCTGCTCATCATTGTAGAAGCTTGAGTTTCTTCTCCCACTTACAATCTCTAAGAGTATGACCCCTAAGCTGAAAACGTCAGATTTCTCTGAGAACAATCCTCCCAATGCGTATTCGGGTGCCATATAACCACTGTGAGTTTATGCTTTTGTCAGTTATATcaataaacataaaacaaaagttcAACGGAATTTGTGTACTAGTTAGTTAGGGTGGGGACTCACTATGTTCCAACCACTCTAAGGGTGCTTGCTTCATCCTCATTCCCCCGGAAAATCCTGGCAAGCCCAAAATCAGATATCTTCGGGTTGA
Coding sequences within:
- the LOC104739776 gene encoding G-type lectin S-receptor-like serine/threonine-protein kinase RKS1, translated to MNQLKVQPLRNIQNWGVTDQCSKKTEEELYSSCLIHLAFNTCTAFIHFSNSFAQKTNTEMKILFVIFFFFLIQSCISVDMIMRRQSLVDGDVILSVGKKFAFGFFSLGDSKLRYVGIWYAQISQQTVVWVANRDHPINDTSGLVKFSSRGNLCVYASDNETEPIWSTEVSDSILETTLVARLSDLGNLVLLDPVSGRSFWESFYYPTDTFLPFMRLGFTRKDGLDRFLTSWRSHEDPGSGDLTLRMERRGFPQLILYKGVIPWWRMGSWTGHRWSGVPEMPIGYIFNNSFVNNEDEVSFTYGVTDASVITRTMVNETGTMHRFTWIARDKRWNDFWSVPKEQCDNYAHCGPNGYCDPIRSKMFECICLPGFEPIIPRHWFLRDSSGGCKKKNRTSICSEKDGFVKLKRMKIPDTSDASVDMNITLKDCKQRCLKNCSCVAYASAYHESKRGAIGCLTWHGGMLDTRTYLNSGQDLYIRVDKEELALWNRNGLSGKRRVLLILISLIAAVMLLMVILFCFIRERRKYNRHRSSSATFTPVPFDFEESFSFEQDKARHRELPLFDLNTIAAATDNFSSQNKLGAGGFGPVYKGVLQNGMEIAVKRLSRNSGQGMEEFKNEVKLISKLQHRNLVRILGCCVELEEKMLIYEYLPNKSLDYFIFHEEKRAELDWPKRMQIIRGIARGILYLHQDSRLRIIHRDLKASNILLDSEMIPKISDFGMARIFGGNQIEGCTSRVVGTFGYMSPEYAMEGQFSVKSDVYSFGVLMLEIITGKKNSAFHEESSNLVGHIWDLWESGEATEIIDKLMNQETYNESEMIKCIQIGLLCVQEIASDRVDMSSVLTMLGQSAIDLPNPKHPAFTSARRRGGENGALLKEKTGISVNDVTFSDIQGR